A DNA window from Terriglobales bacterium contains the following coding sequences:
- a CDS encoding allantoinase has translation MANLVLVYGMRLLPADDLAEVPPAVVELKGGRQARITLHILEGGKEEIEAQLRTSVEAFFDLYPEI, from the coding sequence ATGGCCAACCTGGTTCTGGTGTACGGGATGCGCCTGCTGCCCGCCGACGACCTGGCCGAGGTCCCGCCGGCCGTGGTCGAGCTCAAGGGCGGCCGCCAGGCGCGCATCACGCTGCACATCCTCGAGGGGGGCAAGGAAGAGATCGAAGCCCAGCTGCGCACCAGCGTGGAGGCGTTCTTCGACCTCTATCCCGAAATCTGA
- a CDS encoding dodecin family protein — translation MAQKVVEVVGVSKESFAKAAENAIAEAAKTLHGLRWARVGELEMELDGKKITQYRATTRIYFNVER, via the coding sequence ATGGCACAGAAGGTGGTCGAGGTAGTCGGAGTTTCCAAGGAGAGTTTCGCCAAGGCAGCGGAGAACGCGATTGCAGAAGCTGCAAAGACGCTGCACGGGTTGAGGTGGGCGCGTGTCGGTGAGCTGGAAATGGAACTCGACGGCAAGAAGATAACCCAGTACCGAGCCACGACGAGGATCTATTTCAATGTAGAGCGCTAA
- a CDS encoding SpoIIE family protein phosphatase → MTSLSYRYLRRRLSGVIPTSRLGRFALYVAVLDLLFLVLQRIFYLFAATSSAGATLAGWINFLSVVLGIAGSLLLLRWVRRHLLWRLRNRLLVTYVFVGVIPVALLVVMGLLATYILGGQFASYLAISDLHSEINGLGAVNSGITAELAQELRGGHALESAAPRMRGQVRRFPTRQVTAWYRGQARVLAAPPDAPAQPTALPGWLSEDFKGLVLEDHSLFLRAANSADVEGERLVVISTVPLDSELLNRLTAGLWRVQFYPTNFRVSTERGELLETDEPAVTDPAGKAAGGTPAQASTGAPAAVVSGGGVPEAGGRLDPDFTVYSAVPLRRWQDGHELAVPAAVQSRPSAVYRRLSSTVGLLVGVYLFALAGTAILFAFIELLALFIGLGLTRTITRSVANLYEATERINRGDFSYRIQVRSRDQLAALETSFNSMTTSLQKLLVEQKEKERLQSELAIAQEVQGQLFPKSNLQLDSLELYGVCRPARTVSGDYYDFLPLGAEKMGIAVGDISGKGISAALVMATLHSAVRVYEFGGLPDRAQISSAGLAVLTALRRGEGRPVPALSSNGIHSPSEVLWLLNRHLFHNTPEEKYATLFLGIFDGRSRRITYSNAGHLPPVVVGEDGSERRLVAGGMPIGLFDNLAFEEGSTELNPGDIFVAYSDGVTEPENEFGEFGEHRLLELVREHRHGPLERVAEVVLAAVSDWIGSVEQPDDVTLVLARPR, encoded by the coding sequence ATGACCTCCCTCTCCTACCGCTACCTGCGCCGCCGGCTCTCGGGAGTGATCCCGACCAGCCGGCTGGGGCGTTTTGCGCTCTACGTCGCCGTCCTCGACCTGTTGTTCCTCGTGCTGCAGAGGATTTTCTATCTTTTCGCCGCCACCTCCAGCGCGGGCGCGACGCTCGCCGGCTGGATCAATTTCCTGAGCGTGGTGCTGGGAATCGCGGGCAGCCTGCTGCTGCTGCGCTGGGTCCGGCGGCACCTGCTGTGGCGGCTGCGCAACCGGCTACTGGTGACTTACGTCTTTGTGGGCGTGATCCCCGTGGCCCTGCTGGTGGTGATGGGGTTGCTGGCCACCTACATCTTGGGAGGGCAGTTCGCCTCCTACTTGGCCATCTCCGATCTGCACAGCGAGATCAACGGCTTGGGCGCGGTGAACTCCGGCATCACCGCGGAGCTGGCGCAGGAGCTGCGCGGCGGACACGCCCTCGAATCTGCCGCGCCCAGGATGCGGGGACAGGTTCGACGCTTTCCCACGCGCCAGGTGACCGCCTGGTACCGGGGCCAGGCGCGGGTGCTGGCGGCGCCGCCAGACGCGCCGGCGCAGCCCACAGCGCTGCCGGGGTGGCTGAGCGAAGACTTCAAGGGTCTGGTGCTGGAGGATCACTCGCTCTTCCTGCGAGCCGCCAACTCCGCCGACGTCGAGGGCGAGAGGCTGGTTGTGATCTCCACCGTCCCCCTCGATTCTGAGCTGCTGAATCGCCTGACGGCGGGGCTGTGGCGAGTGCAGTTCTACCCCACGAACTTCAGAGTCTCCACCGAGCGAGGGGAGCTGTTGGAGACCGACGAGCCCGCAGTCACCGACCCGGCGGGCAAGGCCGCTGGCGGAACACCGGCCCAGGCGTCCACCGGGGCCCCTGCTGCGGTCGTTTCCGGCGGAGGGGTGCCGGAAGCGGGGGGCCGCCTTGATCCGGACTTCACGGTCTACAGCGCCGTCCCCCTCAGGCGCTGGCAAGACGGGCACGAACTGGCGGTTCCGGCTGCGGTGCAGTCGCGCCCCTCGGCGGTTTACCGGCGTCTTTCCTCCACCGTCGGCCTCCTGGTGGGGGTCTATCTCTTTGCACTGGCGGGGACCGCCATCCTCTTCGCTTTCATCGAGCTGCTGGCGCTGTTCATCGGGCTGGGCCTGACGCGCACCATCACCCGGTCGGTGGCCAACCTTTACGAAGCCACGGAGCGGATCAACCGCGGAGACTTCAGTTATCGCATCCAGGTGCGCTCGCGCGACCAACTGGCGGCGCTGGAGACTTCGTTCAATTCCATGACCACGTCGCTCCAGAAGCTGCTGGTGGAGCAGAAAGAGAAGGAGCGCTTGCAGAGCGAGCTGGCCATCGCCCAGGAGGTGCAGGGACAGCTCTTCCCCAAGTCCAACCTGCAACTGGACTCGCTGGAGCTGTATGGGGTGTGCCGGCCGGCGCGGACGGTGAGTGGCGACTACTACGACTTCCTGCCGCTGGGCGCGGAAAAGATGGGCATCGCCGTGGGCGACATCAGCGGCAAAGGCATCTCGGCGGCGCTGGTGATGGCTACGCTGCACTCGGCGGTGCGGGTGTACGAGTTCGGCGGGCTGCCCGACCGGGCGCAGATCTCCTCCGCCGGCCTGGCGGTGCTGACGGCGTTGCGCCGCGGCGAAGGCCGCCCCGTTCCCGCGCTTTCCAGCAACGGCATCCATTCCCCCAGCGAGGTGCTGTGGCTGCTGAACCGCCATCTCTTTCACAACACTCCGGAAGAGAAGTACGCCACGCTTTTTCTGGGGATCTTTGATGGGCGCTCGCGGCGCATCACCTACTCCAACGCCGGGCACCTGCCGCCGGTGGTGGTGGGCGAGGACGGTTCCGAGCGGCGCCTGGTGGCCGGCGGCATGCCCATCGGGCTCTTCGACAATCTTGCCTTCGAAGAAGGCAGCACGGAGCTGAATCCCGGAGACATTTTCGTGGCCTACAGCGACGGCGTGACGGAGCCGGAGAACGAGTTCGGCGAGTTCGGCGAGCACCGCCTCCTGGAGCTGGTGCGCGAGCACCGGCACGGGCCGTTGGAACGCGTGGCCGAGGTGGTGCTGGCGGCGGTCTCGGACTGGATCGGCTCCGTCGAGCAGCCCGATGACGTCACCCTGGTGCTGGCGCGGCCACGATAG